The nucleotide sequence TTTCCGTCGACGTCAACTCCTCCTGCAACGCGAGAAAGTTCTGGTTGGCTTTCAGGTCGGGATAATTCTCGACCACCAGCATAAACTTGCTGATCGCTCCGCTCAGAGCGCTTTCAGCCTGTGCCTTCTCGCCAACGGTCCCGGCGCCCATCGCGCGGCTGCGGGCGTCGGTAATCGCCTGCAGCGTTTCGCGCTCATGCTTCATGTATCCTTTGGCCGTTTCCACCAGATTGGGGATCAGATCGTGGCGCCGTTTCAACTGCACATCAATCTGCGACCAGGCATTCTTGACCGCATTGCGCAGTCCGACCAGGCCGTTGTACATCCCGACCAGCCAGACCACGATCACAACGATGAGACCGACCAACACTAAGAACCCGAGCATTGTCGCTTCCTTTCTCGTCCTCTGTGTCTTAACACAATTTTAACATTCAACTAATCAGACCGATAATCTTGCGCTCGTACTATCGGGTGAATATGGAGCGAAGCCGTGACGATATCAACTCCCGTACTGCCGGATCGAGCCGCGTGATGACTGTTTCCAACTCCCCGCGGTCAAACCAGATTCCATGACCGCGCACGCACCGATCCAGCGTCGGACCGCCGCCGCCGGCGAAACCAACCTGCTCCATTTTCTTGCGGCAGATCGGACACTTGCGCCGGCTGGCCATTGCCGCACTTTCGCCGCCCAGCGCCAGCAGTTGCCCCTCGCTGGCTCCGGCATCATTCAAAATCAGCGAGAGTTCACCATGATCCAGCCAGATGCCGCCACAGGAAGTGCAATAGTCGATCTCCAGTTGTTCGTACTCGCACGTGATCAGCGGTTGTCCGCACGCAACGCAATCCATAGTCGGGGATATTATACGGTAATCAGCACCAACGGATACATAAATCTCATTGCCGCAGCACAGCGCGTACCGGGGAGGCTTCAAGCGACACTTAACCGATGATCCAAATCCGATTTCATTCTCATTCGAGGGTAAGGACCTGGTCCATTTCTTTCAGGCGTAAATGGAGGATTCGCATGCAGCGAACAAGAACATTCGTTTTCGTTATCGTCCTTATGATGGCTGTCGGCGCCACGCTTCGCGCCGCGACCGCGGAGGACAGTCTCAAAGCCGGGCAACAGGAACTCAAAGAGCGCGTGGACGGTATGGCCGAGACGATGGCCGTCATGTCTACCGATGTCGGCATTCTCAAGAAACTCAAAGTCTCCGGCTACGTCCAGGCGCGCTTTGAGTACAACGACTCTTCCCGCTCCGGTGTCGCGGGCGGTTATGATGCCACCAAGAATCTCAATGCCAACAATTTCTACATCCGTCGCGGCCGCGTCAAATTCACCTTTCAACCCAGCGACTGGAGCAAATACGTCATCTACTTTGACGGCTCGCGCAATACGATTTCGATGAAGGAAGCCTACATCGAGTTGACCAAGCTCCATCGCGAACACAACTTCCAGTTGACCGTCGGCCAATTTAACTACCCCTTCGGCTACGAGATCGAACTTTCCTCGTCGGTCCGTGACTTCCCCGAGCGCAGCCTCGCGGAGAATCGGCTCTTCCGCGGCGAGCGTGACCGCGGTGTCAACTTCGCCTGGACTGCACCGCGCCGCTTGTCGGCGAATATCGGACTCGTCCAGGGTTACGGCATCGAGAACTCAACTTTCACCTGGTTTGACCCGACCAAACAGAAGGATCTGATCGGGCGGGTCAAGGCCAGCTTCGGTCGGGTTGATGTTGGCGTTTCCGGTTATTGGGGCGAGACCTACACACCCGGATCGGCACCGGTCGCGGAAGTTCCCGGCCGCACGGTCTGGTACGACGCCAACGGCAATGGCACGATCGACGCCGGCGAAATCACTACCACTCCACCGGTAGCCGCCAAAGCCGCAACCGCCGCCGTCGAAAAAGACAAGATTCGTTACGGGCTGGATGCGCAGACTTACTTCGAAATCCTGCCGATCGGCGGATCGAGCGCGCGGGCCGAGTTCTACTATGCCGAAGATTACGCCAGCGGCGCCGCCGACCTGTCTGCCGTGAGCAAGGGCTGGTATCTCTGGCTGTCGCAGAGTATCGGTACCAAGTTTGGCGCCGCGGTGCGTTACGACTTCTTTGATCCGAACGTTCACAACGACTACAAGAGCCTGACGCCGGCCAATATCAACGATGCCGTCGGCACGCTCTCAATGGTGTTGCACTACTACTGGGACGGCAATGTCCGCATCTCCGCCGCGTACGATATGCCGCGGACGCTCAAGGACGGCTCGCTCTTCTCCAAGTCTGACGGCGACGTCAAGGACAACCGATTCACCCTGCAGTTTCAGTTCGCGATTTAGGAAAGGACAAACGATATGCATAACCTGAATTCATTCGGCAAGATTATCATCCTCACGCTCGGAATCGTCGCGCTCTTTGCCGCCATGGCCGGCGCCGGAGAACGCCTTACCGTCAAAGGTTCCGACACGATGGTCATTCTCGGACAGCGCTGGGCCGAGGCCTTCATGGCCAGTCACCCGGAAACCGTAGTCCAGGTCACAGGCGGCGGCTCGGGTGTCGGCTTCGCCGCGCTCATCAACGGCACCACCGACATCTGCGAAGCCTCACGGCCGATCAAGCCGAAAGAGCAGCAGAGTCTGAAGAGCCGGTTCAACACCACCGGCGTCGAAATCCCGGTGGCCCGCGATGGACTGACCGTCTACTTGAACGAAGCCAATCCGGTTAGCGAACTGACTATCAAGCAACTGGCCGCCGTCTACTCCGGTGAAATCACCAACTGGAAGGAACTCGGCGGCGAGGATGCGCGCATCATCGTCTACGGCCGCGAGAACAGCTCCGGCACTTACGTCTACTTCAAGGACGAGGTCCTCAAGGGTGAGGACTTCGCGCCGCAAGTCCAGACTCTTCCCGGCACGGCAGCCATCGTCAACGCGGTCGCCAAGGACAAGAACGGCATCGGCTATGGCGGCGCCGCCTATGCCAAGGGCGTCAAGTATTGCGCCCTCAAAGCTGACGCGCAGTCGCCGGCGTTCAAGCCTGATCTCGAACATGTCAAGAGTGGCGCCTATCCGCTGTCGCGCTATCTGTTCTGGTATCTGCGCAACAAGCCGAGCGGCGATATGAAAACTTTCGTCGACTTCGTTCTCTCCGCCGAAGGTCAGAAGATCGTCTCGGAAGTCGGCTACTTCCCGGTTCAATAACCGTCCCTTATCCATTCCGCTGGTTCTTCCCGCGCTCGCAAGAGCGCGGGAAGGCCTTTGCTCTTCAATTTGATTGTGCGGCCACGCGCCCGCACTGTATAATCACTCGTCGTCACGTCAAGCTGTAAGGGAGGAACTGATGTCTGGTGCGCCTTTCCGAATTGCAATTCTGCTCCTGGCGGCTGTCGGGACGCTTCTGACTCTCTCGTGTTCCGGCGATGAGTGCACCCTCAACTGCAACGGCGACTTGCGCTATCCGCTCGCGTTGGGTCTGAGTTGGCAGTACGACCTCACGCGTCAGAAATACAACTTCCGCCCATACTACGATACCACCTTCTGGCATCCGGCCGATTCAATCATGCACTGGAATATTACTCTGTCGATCACTAACGTGGACACGATCGAGGCCGGCGTGGTCATCTATGAATTCCACGAAGTTGTCACTGAAGCTACCACGCTCATCAGTCAAGCCTATAGCTGGTATGCAAACTCCGGCGACGGCTTCTGGCAATACCCTGATCTTGGTTCCGGCCCCGGACTTTCCGTATTCTCGCTCAAACCTGTCGCCGGCGCCGGCCCGAGCGCGACGCGCACCTATAAGGTCCTCGAGTATCCGCTGCGCGAAGGCATCCAATGGGAGCTAACCAACGGCTATTCTGACATCGGCCCAATCTACAAATCGGTCATCGGCATCGGCGAACAGTCTGTTCCCGCCGGCAAGTACGATTGCTACGCGGTGGCCTGGCTTTGGGAGAGCATCAGCACCATCACTCGAACGCAATACTATTCCGATGTCGGCCTGGTCCGCAGCCGTACAGAGGTTAAAGACCTTTTCCATGATCCGTACGAAAACCAGGAATGGGCCGGCAGCTGGGATGAGACCGAAGAAATTCGACTCGTGCGCTCCCCGTTCTGAGCGAGGACTCGAATTTTCTGGCCTGCTCACGTTGAAAAATCCTTGCGCCAAGCTCCGCTTTCCCATAACCTTTACTAACTTATGCTTAGTGTGCACTCACAGCTCTTACGGCTCGGATTGGGCATTTCGCTTCTGTTGCCGGCCGTCGCGCGGGCGCAGATCGGCGACTCCAACCTGCGGATGTTCGGGTATTTCCAAACCTCATACCTCCACGCGAAGGACGCCGAATCCGATCGGGTTCAGAAGTCTTTCAGCATGCAGCAACTTAACATGTTTCTCCAACGCGATCTCGGCAGTAAGGCGACCGCGTTTGCCAACTTTGAAGTCCTCAACAATTTCTCGTCGGGAAAGCAATGGGGATCTTTTTCGATTGAAGAGGCTTGGCTGCGCTGGCATTTTGATCCGCGCCTCAATCTTCGCGTAGGACTTCAAACGCCGACCTTTAACTACTTGAACGACATCAAGAATCGCACTCCGTTACTCGCGTATGTTATCCGACCATTAGTGTATGAATCGTCGTTTAACGAAATCATCCGTGTCGAGGAATATCTGCCGGCACGCGCCTACATCCAGGCCTATGGATATATCCCCAAAGGCGTGGCCAAATTCGATTACGCAGTTTATCTCGGCAACAGCCCCAACATCAATTCCAATCAGGAATACGGTCAGACTGGAGTTGATACCACCGCCAGCTTTCTGGTCGGCAGCCGCGTCGGGTTGCGCGCGGGCGAGTTCGGTCTCGGCGTTTCGGCGACCTACGATCGCTACGACTTCCCCAAAGAAATCAATTCGCTGATCGGCGAGGACAAACAGAAATTCCTGCAAGTGCCGCGTGTTCGTCTCGGCGGCGATTTCCGCTATTCCCTGCGCAATTTCTCGTTGGAGAGCGAGTTTATCCGCGTCAATTACGACGAAAACGACTCCGACCTCAGCGTCGATCTCCGCTTCTACTACGCGACGCTCTTCTATGAGCCGATCTCGGCATTGAAGCTCTATGCCAGCTACTGGTATGTTAAGGAAGAGCAGTTCGGTTTCGAGGAGGAAATCGGCCTCAACGGCGCCTATCGGTCCTATTACGACGTCGACTACTTCTTCCGCGCCATCGGCGGCGGAGCGTCGCTGAATCTGGACGACAATATCGTGATCAAGCTGCAGGCGGCGCCGGTGCGTCAGGAGGTCGAGACCCCAACCATCCACAATGAGTCCGACCAATACTACTTTGCCATGGGACTTTCGGTGGTGTTATAAGATGACGCGACTTCGTTGGACAGGGAGGATTCTCGCCGCCGGCCTGGGGCTGGGCATCTTGCTGGCTTTGCTGGTCCCCCGCGCTTTCGCCGATTCCGTGGCAGTCATCGCCAACAAATCGGTGCCGGTGGATGCGGTTGACAAGATGCAACTACTCGATATCTACTCCGGCGATTTGCGCAATTGGAGCAACGGCCGCCCAATCGTGGTCCACGACCTCAAGATCAACAACGAGA is from Candidatus Zixiibacteriota bacterium and encodes:
- a CDS encoding LemA family protein, coding for MLGFLVLVGLIVVIVVWLVGMYNGLVGLRNAVKNAWSQIDVQLKRRHDLIPNLVETAKGYMKHERETLQAITDARSRAMGAGTVGEKAQAESALSGAISKFMLVVENYPDLKANQNFLALQEELTSTENKIAFSRQAYNDAVMTYNNKTQMFPSNIIAGMFNFQASEFFQVEDAAERKTPKVDFS
- a CDS encoding phosphate ABC transporter substrate-binding protein, whose product is MHNLNSFGKIIILTLGIVALFAAMAGAGERLTVKGSDTMVILGQRWAEAFMASHPETVVQVTGGGSGVGFAALINGTTDICEASRPIKPKEQQSLKSRFNTTGVEIPVARDGLTVYLNEANPVSELTIKQLAAVYSGEITNWKELGGEDARIIVYGRENSSGTYVYFKDEVLKGEDFAPQVQTLPGTAAIVNAVAKDKNGIGYGGAAYAKGVKYCALKADAQSPAFKPDLEHVKSGAYPLSRYLFWYLRNKPSGDMKTFVDFVLSAEGQKIVSEVGYFPVQ
- a CDS encoding zf-TFIIB domain-containing protein; this translates as MDCVACGQPLITCEYEQLEIDYCTSCGGIWLDHGELSLILNDAGASEGQLLALGGESAAMASRRKCPICRKKMEQVGFAGGGGPTLDRCVRGHGIWFDRGELETVITRLDPAVRELISSRLRSIFTR